GGATAAAACGTGGGATGGTTTGAAGGACTGACTGAACCCCACTTCAGACGGCCTGCTGGGCAAACTCTGAATGCCTCAGTCTCCCCTTTTCCTGCGTTGAGCCCCTGGGTCTGACCCAGAGCCCAGGAAATCAGAAAACTGGGAGTTCCTCGTTTGCTGCTTTATTTAAGGGCTTGTGACAGACAGctgtccccagcccagcccctccctcctctACAAAAGCGAGGGAACATGAAAACAGGCCGCCTTGCCAGGGGGCCCATGGGATTGTGACTTGAATCCCAGGCCAGAGGCCTGGGAAGGCagctggggagggggagcagtCAATCCTGTTCAATGGCCAAGTGCTGGTGAGGTACAGGAAGGCGCTGGAGAGGCCGGTGGCAGCCTCTGAGGGCCTGCCCTTGCACAGGGGGGTCAGGACGCAGGCCTCTAGAGAAAACAGGGCCCTGAAGCTGGTGGCCCAGGTGCTAGAGGCTGGAGCCAGTCAAAGGCTTGTTGAACAAGCATTTCAGGCCCCCGGGGCCCCACCACCCTTCAACTCTACCGGCTTCCCACGAGGACTCCCCCGCAGTCGCACCTGCAgccacgtgtgcacacacacacacacccactctgCACACACTCACATTCGGGGCTGCAAAGGCTCTGGACCCACACCCTGGAATGTCTCTCGATTGGTACCCAGTGGGCGGGGCTGCCATGGGGGTGAGCCGTCTGCGTCGCTACTGATTGGCAGCCTCGCAGGCATCTATCCAATCGCTGTACACGTCCACTGGTTCTGACAGATCTGAGCCGCTGCAGTCAAGGGCAACTGGTAGCACTGGACCCCTTTCCCACATTTACTTTTCTGTAGCTCACGCCACTGCTAGCCAGACCACTGCCCTGAACCCCGTTCACACCACGTAAGTCAGCCCGTGGCGCTGGTTCCTCTCCGTGGCCATGCCCCCAGGGCACGCTGCAGGGCTGGGTGTCCTCGAGCAGCCCACTTGGGGCCGCCCAGAACCCCCAACCCATCTCCTGGAAAAAGCCCGGATTCCCAAGGATACAAGTGATGGGCGTCTGGAATTCCTCTAGGCACACGGTACAAGAGATGACTCCGGTGTTTCGGGCTCGGTCCCTGGAACAGGAGGAGGTGCAGGGACTAGTGAAGGAAGGGGCCTCTGTCTGTGGGTGATGATCCCCCTAAGCAGGAGGGCTTGGGGCAGATTGGAGGATAGGGTAGTGGTGGGGGTGAGCGACACCCCAACtgaggaaggaggaagtggcCCCGTGAGGCAGGATCCCTGGCCCCACTCACATTTTCACGTCACAGGACTTCTCGTGGTTGCAGAAGGGGCAGGTGAACTGGGTCTCCAGGGTGCCTGTCATCTTCTTCTTGGGGGGTGGCTTCCGTTTTGACTTTCTGCGCCCCATGTCTGTAGGGGAGTGAACCTGTGGGCAGAAGGGACAGAAGTCAGTGACTCGTGGGCCCCATGCAGCCCCCCAGCCCGATGCCCTAGGAAGCAGGCTGgctgcctctggagaagggaggtCTTGCCTGAGGctcccaggggctgggcaggcagACCACCTCAGTGCACTATGGGGTCAGGAGGCCTGGATTCTAACCCCAGCTCCTCCACTTCCTGCAGGATCTCAAGTGGGTTCCTtaaattctctgtgcctcagtctcctgtCTATGAAGTGGCATGAAGTTTCCATCCGAGCCTGGTCTCACAGGGAGGGCGAACAGGACATATGGTAAGAGCCTGGCCTGTCTGCTGCCAGCACCTACACAGGAGGCCACCATTCCTGGTGAGGACGAGACTCTGTGAAGGCCGGTCAGGCAGGAGTGCTCAGGAGCCAGAGATTTTATTCAGGCTGCTCCTTCTGTCACGGGACAGGCCAATGCCACCCAGGAGGAATGACACTGAAAGGATGTGACAGAACCTTCTGGGGGGCCCCTCCGGCAGGCTCTTTGCAGATGAGGGGCTGCTGGACAGAGAAACGGGGACATGCATTTGGAGCAAGGAAATGCCATATAAAAGGGTGAGGGCCTGGCCAGGGTTTGGGGACCATGTGGGTTGGGTAGAGGGGCAGGCTGCGGggagaaagggggtggggagggagcacgTGGGAGTGTTCTGAATATTTGGATGGATGCTGGAGGCTGTGGGGAGTGTAGGGATGAAATTGCTTGGTGTTTTAAAGAGACCaaggagggactttcctggtggtccagtggctaagactacactcccaatgcaggggccctgggttcgatccctggtcagggaattagatcccacatgtcacaactaagagtttgcatgccacaactaaagatcccgcatgctgcaactaaggattCCGCATGCTGAAATGAGACTGAAGATGCTGCATGCTGCATCTatgacccggtgcagccaaataaataaataaatatttttaagaagagaaagagagggactAAGGAAAGGGATGGGTGGAAAGCCTGGGTGAAGATGAAGTCAGAACCAGGAGAGGGTTGTTCAGGGTgaaaagcagcagcaggttaGTGAGACAGAGGGGACAAGCCAGTGGTGAGCATGTCGAGAAGGAACAGTCCAGGGGAGCGGGTGAGCAGTGTGAGAAGGAAGGGTCCGGGCTGACTCCCAAGGTTGTGGTGTGGGACGGAGGTGGTGGCTCAGGGGAAAAGGGGCCCTGTTCTCTGATGTCTGACACAAAGGAAGAGCAAGGTGCTGGGGCAAACGGCATGTCCAGGGGAAGATGCCTCAGAGGCAGGTGGACAGgaaagcagcagcagctacactgAGTGCAATCTCCCATGTCAGGCACCGGGCTAACCTCCCGAAGCGCCCCTCCCACCCCCGTCCACCCCTGCTTCTGGTCTCATCCTTCCATGACTAGCAGAAAGACCAGTGTTTCATTCACACGTGTGATCACTCTCTATCTGATGTTCTTGTTCTCAACTAAAGGTGCTTCCAATTCACTGAGTAAACAGAAGGAGCTGGCAGTGAACATCCACAATCCACAAGTCGCCAGGACCACCCACTTGACCTTCCCTCTTTTGCTATGGAAGAACGGCCTCGCTCCCCACAAACACAGTTCGTTACCTTGGGCCTTAGACCCCAGCATCACACTTGCTCTCTCTACTGGATCATTAACAAACACACTTGGGATGACTTTGCCCATCATTAAAAACAATCTGTTCATTTTTAGAGAGTTTTTCGAATAGAGCTGTCTGCCTTCTCTCCGGTTCTCTCTCCACTGCCCCTGCCATGCTGTCCACCCCACAGGGCAGTCCCCACTCCTCAGCACACTGGACATACCGGTTTCTCCGCCTACCCTTTTCACAGGGCTCTCAGGACCCGGGACTCTCCCCACTCACTCCTTGATGGCAGGTTCTGGCAGTCTCTGCTGCtgcaaccccaccccacctctctaaTTTGCTAAGGATAGTGAATCCACTCATTCAGTCTCTGGGCCTCTCCCTTGTCCAAATACATTCACCTCCACCCCGCATCACTGCTTCCAGTGCCTCctctgaactgtagccttccTGACCACCTGCCTCAGCCACACCTGATGCTAACCAATGTTTAAACATGACCTGTCCAAAACCCAGCTCCAAACACCTCAATCTGCTCTCCTGCTGTCTTCCTCAGCTCATCAGACAGCAAGTCCACCTTTCCAAAAACCCTGGATTTGACCTCAGTTCCTTTTGCCCCCTCTCACACCCCTAATCTCACCCTGATCCTACTGCCCTACGTTTATTTTAGGCCACAccttgaggcatgcaggatcttagttcccccagtcagggatggaacccgcgccCTGGCAGCGGAAGCTCAggttcgtaaccactggaccaccagggaagttccctactGTTCTCCCTTTGGAAGACGCCCAGCATCTGACCACTTCTCACCACTCCCAGGGCCAGTTCTGTGATCTGAGTCCAGAGTCCAGGTCTTCTCTGGCCTGGATGATCACAATAGCTTCCTCACTGGTTCCTGTCCACCACCCTCAGAGTGTGAACTCCTTGTGGGCAGggatttctgtcttttctttgtaTCCTCAGAGCCTAGAACAGTTCATGGCACAGAGCtggtgttcaacaaatatttactgaatgaatgaatgaaccaaccAATGCCAGGCCTAGAGCAAGACACAGCAGTGCTGTAATCAGGGAAGGTGAGGTGTCTGCTCTTGTGTAACTGATATTCTGGTGGAGAAGACAGACCCTTAAGCTAACTAATAagggaaaaaatttcaaatattgacaagtgctgtgtgtgtgtgtgtgtgtgtgttaagtcacttcagtcgtctctgactctttgtgaccctatggactgtggcccgccagacttctctgtccatgggatttcccaggcaagaatactggagtgggttgccattttcttctccaggggattttccccaaccagggattgaacccaaatctcttacgtttcctgtattagcaggcaggttctttaccactagcaccacctggcaagccacTGGCAAGTGCTATGAGGTTAATAAAACAGAGCGACGTGGGACTTCCTCGGTAGTCGGTAGCTAATGCAGGGGATACGGGTTtcatccccggtctgggaagatctgaCATGCTGCGGGGTCACTAAGGCTgcatgccacaactcctgagcctgtgagccacaagagaggccactgcaatgagaagcctttgcagtgcaactagagagtagctcctgctcaccacaactagaaaaagcccgagcgcagccacaaagacccagggcatccagtaaataaataaaattaaaaacaaaaaacaaggctATGTGAACTTTTCTGGGACAGGGCTACTTCACTCAAGGGTGGAACCTGAaggatcccttggggaagggtcATTTAAAATGGACTGAACGTGGACTGAACGACGAGAGAAAGAAAATCCACATAAGACAGTGCAGGCAGAGGCTGGAAACGCTTCAATTGCAAAGGCTTCAAGGAAGCACCAGCTTTTCTTGAGAAACAGAAGACTGATACAGCTGAAGCCCAGTGAGCAACAGGGAGATGGATGTGAGATGCAACGGAAGACGAAAGCAGCATGCCAACCACAAGACCCTGCAGGCTTTAGTAAAGTGTAGCCACTTCGGCAGCCCAGGCTCCCACCTTTGGCCAGAGTGTTTTGTTGGAAAAATTTCCCCAGAGCCAGACCCTGGGTTCCACCTGCCATGGAATCACCTGCGGGCTGCTCAGAAAAAGGCAACTTTCTGAACTTCACACCAGACGTCCCCCAACTAGAATGTCAGTTCTGCGGGTTGGAGTAGGAGCCTGATTTGTCCATGGCTGGAATCAgcagccctggtggctcacctgccaatgcaggagactggggtttgatccctgggtcgagaagatccggtggagaaggaaatggcaaccgactccagtaccgTTGGCTAGGAAAACCCATGGATaaagaagcctggagtgttgcagtccatggggtcggacaggactgaacaattAAACAACAACGAATCAGCAGTACGCCTAGTGCCTGGTATGCATTAAGTGCTAAATAACTATCTGTTGTAGATACAAACAAGTCTCCTGAAGCTAGAGATGGGCCCCAGAATCCCATTTTTCCCGGTGATTATAGTGCCCTCCGGTacagcgtctgtctacaatgcgggagacccgggttcgatccctgggttgggaagatcccctggagaaggaaatggcaatccactccaggactattgcctggaaaatcccatagacagaggagcttggtaggctacagtccatggggtcgcagagtcggacacgactgagagacttcacttcactatagtGCCCTCCAACTACACTGCAGAAAAGGGGTATGGACTGCATGTAAAGTTCCGGGGACCGGGGACTGTACTTAGGTGGCGACCTAAGTCCAAAGCGCGCCAAGAAGATGGAAGAGAGCTCAGCCATCGCCCCTGGCCGAACTCAAGAGGCGGTGGGAGGACTGTTCATCCAGGCTCACCGAAGCTTCGGTGTCGCCTCCAGCCAGCCGCCGGTAGCATCCAGGCCTCCGAGCAGCGGGCTGGGACCTGCAGAGACCTGAGGCAATCAAGTTCCCCGATGGGCCGCTCCCCGAGCCCTGGGCCCTCGGCGCCTCCTTCAGGACTCCGTGAGCACCCTGGGGTCGCAGAGCGCCCAGCCCCACCCGGCCCCAACGTCCGCCCGCGTGAACCTTTACCTGCACTCACACCCTTGTTGCGACCGCCTCGTTCACCCGGGAGACAGTGACTTCCGGCTTTCGGCGGAAGCGGAAATCTCTTACCTCCCCCGCCTTCTCGTTCTCCCGAGGCTGGGACTGCCCAGCGAGGAAGCCCCGCCTACTCCAGCATCTTCTCTGTGCGCACGCGTACTCCCATTTCGGGCCCGGCAGCAGGAACGCAGTGTGCCTGCACAAGGGCCTGACCATACTTGGTAGTTAGAGCCGGCGCTTGTGGGCACAACTTTGGTACGCTCCCGCACTGGCAGTTACCGCGTTTCCGGAGAGGTGGACCTGGCCATAGTAGCCCTGGAAAGCCAGCTTCGCCCTTGGCTGCAGCATCTTCACTTATCTTTTCTCCCAGTTCAagccccagcccttggcaactcACATGGGCCTCCCAGACGTCAGCCACATACATATATCCCAGTGCTAAGAACATGCACAGAACTGTATGGCTGAATCAGAGTGTGAGAG
The nucleotide sequence above comes from Bos indicus isolate NIAB-ARS_2022 breed Sahiwal x Tharparkar chromosome 7, NIAB-ARS_B.indTharparkar_mat_pri_1.0, whole genome shotgun sequence. Encoded proteins:
- the ELOF1 gene encoding transcription elongation factor 1 homolog — translated: MGRRKSKRKPPPKKKMTGTLETQFTCPFCNHEKSCDVKMDRARNTGVISCTVCLEEFQTPITYLSEPVDVYSDWIDACEAANQ